One Candidatus Korarchaeum sp. DNA segment encodes these proteins:
- a CDS encoding carbon starvation CstA family protein: MYAVAIVLLGIILYGLAYRYYVKWFDKNVMESDPKRATPAHVYMDGIEFFPSNRYVLFGFQWKSIAALGPVLGPILAIQWGWLPAFLWILLGTIFIGWIHDYGSLMVSVRSEGSSFGPITYELISPRARTILLWYILWYVVLILSSFTNVVSGLLNTIPQSPIPIIVTTIVGVLAGYATYKLKVNIVYTTVIAIVLMYIGVYLGNLIPVKVDLGIWTIDFWMWMVLLFCFLGAVLPIWVFIQPINYLSFYLVYFGIIGIIIGMFSGIQYSAPPVTTFYDPNVTFSGPLWPMLFVTIACGAISGWHSLIGSSITSKQLDNEVDGHFVGGGAMIAEGIMALVSLTTAAILAPDVAIGNIKAGKTATNFVTGGSMLLNTIGVPMDFAKVYTTVMLIILAITIMHIGLRITRLVLSELAGPRAGGVFKNKYLSAFIVMLIVYIVTSPKTGAAFAYLWGTFGGANQLMAGLALMIITLWLLRERKKTIFTGIPMAFMIITTLAALIYLSYSGVIGYMRDPTKVGLGIAASINIVLIILALFMVNEGYRAYKRIKAGAHTGAPA, translated from the coding sequence ATGTACGCGGTAGCCATCGTCCTTCTGGGTATTATCCTATACGGGCTCGCGTACAGGTATTACGTGAAGTGGTTTGACAAGAACGTCATGGAGAGTGACCCGAAGAGAGCTACCCCTGCTCATGTGTACATGGACGGGATAGAGTTCTTCCCCTCCAACAGGTACGTCCTCTTCGGTTTCCAGTGGAAGAGTATAGCTGCATTAGGTCCCGTGCTCGGTCCGATCTTAGCGATACAGTGGGGATGGCTTCCAGCGTTCCTCTGGATACTTTTAGGAACAATATTCATCGGATGGATCCACGATTACGGTAGTCTGATGGTCTCCGTGAGGTCCGAAGGATCCTCGTTCGGACCTATAACGTACGAGCTCATATCACCTAGAGCTAGGACGATACTGTTATGGTACATCCTCTGGTACGTAGTTTTGATACTCTCCTCGTTCACGAACGTAGTGAGCGGATTGCTCAACACAATACCGCAGTCACCGATACCTATCATCGTGACAACGATCGTAGGGGTCCTAGCTGGCTACGCTACCTACAAGCTGAAGGTGAACATAGTTTACACCACGGTCATCGCGATAGTATTGATGTACATCGGGGTTTACTTAGGGAACTTAATACCTGTGAAGGTAGATCTCGGGATATGGACGATAGACTTCTGGATGTGGATGGTCCTGCTGTTCTGCTTCCTAGGAGCTGTCCTGCCGATATGGGTATTCATACAACCGATAAACTACCTATCGTTCTACCTAGTTTACTTCGGCATAATAGGGATAATAATAGGAATGTTTTCAGGCATCCAATACTCAGCGCCTCCTGTAACTACGTTCTACGACCCAAACGTTACTTTCAGTGGTCCCCTCTGGCCCATGCTATTCGTCACGATCGCTTGTGGAGCTATATCAGGGTGGCACAGTCTCATAGGATCCTCCATCACATCGAAGCAGTTGGATAATGAGGTTGATGGGCACTTCGTCGGTGGCGGCGCGATGATAGCCGAGGGTATAATGGCCCTCGTCTCCCTAACTACCGCTGCTATACTCGCTCCCGACGTCGCTATAGGGAACATAAAGGCGGGTAAAACTGCAACGAACTTCGTTACGGGAGGTTCCATGCTACTCAATACGATAGGTGTACCGATGGATTTCGCTAAGGTATACACCACCGTCATGTTGATAATATTAGCCATTACCATAATGCACATAGGGTTAAGGATAACGCGTCTCGTTCTCTCCGAGCTAGCTGGTCCTAGAGCAGGAGGGGTGTTCAAGAACAAGTACTTAAGCGCCTTTATCGTAATGCTCATCGTCTACATAGTTACCAGCCCTAAGACAGGAGCCGCTTTCGCTTACCTCTGGGGAACCTTCGGTGGTGCTAACCAGCTGATGGCAGGTTTAGCCCTCATGATAATAACGCTCTGGCTTCTGAGGGAGAGGAAGAAAACTATATTCACGGGCATCCCAATGGCCTTCATGATAATCACTACCTTAGCTGCGCTCATCTACCTCTCGTACTCCGGAGTAATTGGCTATATGAGGGATCCGACGAAGGTAGGGCTTGGAATAGCTGCCTCGATAAACATAGTACTGATAATACTGGCTCTATTCATGGTTAACGAGGGATACAGGGCCTACAAGAGGATAAAAGCTGGAGCTCATACAGGAGCTCCAGCCTGA
- a CDS encoding ArsA family ATPase gives MKLREYFEEHPNLKYIIFGGKGGLGKTTLSATTSYWLSRRGKRVVVFSTDPQASLTDIFERDIFGKGEVEIAPNLYALEIDADRRIAEYQEEIRRKIIERYGEVPPEINDYIESAAAEPAMAESATFDAMVELMTSGRYDMYIFDMMPHGHAIRFLGMGQLLDAWIDKVVETRKKAAEYGDVAAVMSGKGSLAQEDEILNELEFIRSRLDFVSNVMRDTEHTAFFYVLIPEEMAILDTQKAIKMFGEFGIPISGVIVNQVYPPELLVEESTPEFLKNRIRMQQEHMKRIKELFSDKILAVVPMLDREPKGLDMLKKLAEMVYG, from the coding sequence ATGAAATTGAGAGAGTACTTTGAGGAGCACCCTAACCTAAAGTACATAATATTTGGGGGGAAAGGCGGGCTGGGGAAGACGACTCTATCCGCAACAACCTCTTACTGGTTGTCCAGGAGGGGTAAAAGGGTAGTGGTTTTCTCAACGGATCCGCAAGCGAGTCTTACAGACATCTTCGAGAGGGACATATTCGGGAAGGGGGAGGTAGAGATAGCCCCTAACCTCTACGCCCTCGAGATAGATGCCGATAGACGTATAGCGGAATATCAAGAGGAGATTAGGAGGAAGATAATCGAGAGGTATGGAGAGGTACCTCCTGAGATAAATGATTACATCGAATCCGCTGCAGCTGAACCGGCGATGGCAGAATCAGCTACTTTCGATGCTATGGTTGAGCTCATGACGAGCGGAAGGTACGATATGTACATCTTCGATATGATGCCGCACGGTCACGCGATAAGGTTCTTGGGGATGGGTCAGCTCCTAGATGCTTGGATAGATAAGGTAGTGGAAACTAGGAAGAAAGCAGCCGAGTATGGTGATGTAGCAGCTGTGATGAGTGGTAAGGGATCACTAGCCCAGGAGGATGAGATTCTGAATGAGTTAGAGTTCATAAGATCGAGATTAGATTTCGTAAGTAATGTCATGAGGGATACGGAGCATACAGCCTTCTTCTACGTCTTAATACCTGAGGAAATGGCTATTCTAGACACTCAGAAAGCGATAAAAATGTTTGGAGAGTTCGGGATACCTATAAGTGGGGTTATAGTGAACCAAGTTTATCCCCCGGAGCTGCTCGTAGAGGAGTCAACTCCTGAGTTCCTAAAGAACAGGATAAGGATGCAACAGGAGCACATGAAGAGGATAAAGGAGCTCTTCAGTGATAAGATATTAGCAGTAGTGCCTATGCTCGATAGAGAGCCGAAGGGGCTCGATATGCTGAAGAAATTAGCTGAGATGGTTTACGGGTGA
- a CDS encoding ArsA family ATPase, with amino-acid sequence MSSGAVSFSIRFSDYVRSSPSLRYLFFGGKGGVGKTVIAAGTALYFAKQGRRTVISSTNPVHSLSSVFQRDIWGKGVQKISENLYAVEFDIERTVERYRADMREKLMAFIKSADIPVDPEPFLDAATTNPAFEEAAMFDEMVELILKDEFDVYVFDTAPVAHTYRLLGLSKVYDLWLRRLIKSREEALSMKVKLSFRKEKIIEEIKKDPILQSALETRRKTEEAKRILTDSAKTAFFFVTLPLALPIAVIERFITWVRAFEIPVGGVIVNEVIPRSLGKVPNPSPYVVNKLKEQDGYLEMIHRKFPDLVRAYVPLYEREVVGLEMLNRVAEALESGGIELIQ; translated from the coding sequence ATGTCCTCCGGTGCGGTATCATTCAGTATTAGGTTCTCAGATTACGTCAGGTCGAGCCCCTCCCTGAGGTACCTGTTCTTCGGGGGAAAGGGTGGCGTCGGTAAGACTGTGATAGCAGCTGGTACTGCGTTATACTTCGCGAAGCAGGGGAGGAGAACGGTAATCTCCTCAACGAACCCTGTACATAGTCTATCGAGTGTATTCCAGAGGGATATTTGGGGAAAGGGCGTTCAGAAGATAAGTGAGAACCTCTACGCCGTGGAGTTCGATATAGAGAGGACTGTGGAGAGGTATAGAGCTGATATGAGGGAGAAGCTCATGGCATTCATAAAATCCGCTGATATACCTGTCGATCCGGAGCCCTTCTTAGATGCTGCTACTACGAACCCTGCTTTCGAAGAAGCAGCTATGTTCGATGAGATGGTCGAACTGATCCTGAAGGATGAGTTCGATGTCTACGTTTTCGATACAGCACCTGTAGCGCATACCTACAGGTTACTGGGTCTCTCAAAGGTCTACGACCTCTGGTTGAGGAGGTTGATAAAGAGCAGGGAGGAGGCTCTCTCAATGAAGGTGAAGCTCTCCTTTAGGAAGGAGAAGATAATAGAGGAAATAAAGAAGGATCCGATCTTACAGAGTGCTTTAGAGACTAGAAGGAAGACTGAGGAAGCTAAGAGAATACTAACTGACTCAGCGAAGACAGCTTTCTTCTTCGTAACCTTACCCCTAGCTCTTCCTATAGCTGTTATCGAGAGATTCATAACTTGGGTAAGGGCATTTGAGATACCGGTCGGTGGGGTTATAGTGAACGAGGTGATCCCGAGATCCCTGGGGAAGGTTCCGAATCCCTCACCTTACGTCGTCAACAAACTCAAGGAACAAGATGGATACCTCGAGATGATCCACAGAAAGTTCCCTGACCTCGTGAGGGCCTACGTACCTCTCTACGAGAGAGAGGTCGTGGGACTTGAGATGCTGAACAGGGTAGCAGAGGCCTTGGAGAGCGGAGGGATAGAGCTGATCCAGTGA
- a CDS encoding NUDIX hydrolase, whose translation MEPLIDADELLCSGRRVKLYRRTLIVEGRRVHKDLVSFGESVVVLPLLDDGRAVFVRQYRAPLGRWVVELPAGRVEEGEDPEKTALRELEEETGYSAESIEKICSAYVSPGYSDELIHMFIARGLRRGEPRPEGGEILGVVLMRPEDYLSDLSCPRDMKSLTLLLFYLSSKVA comes from the coding sequence ATGGAACCATTGATAGATGCTGATGAGCTCCTCTGCTCAGGGAGGAGAGTCAAGCTATACAGGAGGACTCTGATCGTAGAGGGAAGGAGGGTTCATAAGGACCTCGTCTCATTCGGAGAGTCGGTGGTTGTACTCCCCCTGCTGGATGACGGAAGGGCCGTCTTCGTGAGGCAGTATCGCGCTCCCCTAGGGAGGTGGGTCGTTGAGCTACCAGCAGGTAGGGTCGAGGAGGGGGAGGATCCTGAGAAGACTGCTCTGAGGGAACTTGAGGAGGAGACGGGATACTCAGCTGAGTCCATTGAGAAGATATGCTCCGCTTACGTCTCCCCAGGGTATAGCGATGAGCTGATTCACATGTTCATTGCTAGGGGCCTGAGAAGAGGGGAGCCTCGGCCCGAGGGAGGGGAGATCCTGGGGGTAGTCCTCATGAGACCCGAAGACTACCTCTCCGACCTCAGCTGTCCCAGGGACATGAAATCGCTAACGCTACTGCTCTTCTACCTGAGCTCTAAGGTAGCTTAA
- a CDS encoding MoaD/ThiS family protein — translation MPRVRVRFYAFYRELSGTDELSLELPEGSMVSDLLRAIEERFDGFKGKLLNRKIGTRSYILVRRGEWPNFEDPLKDGDEFSLFPPLGGGS, via the coding sequence ATGCCCAGGGTGAGGGTGAGGTTCTACGCCTTCTACAGGGAGCTCTCTGGTACTGATGAGTTGTCACTGGAGCTTCCGGAGGGGTCGATGGTGTCCGATCTTCTGAGGGCAATCGAGGAGAGGTTCGATGGCTTCAAGGGGAAGCTGTTAAACAGGAAGATCGGTACTAGGAGTTATATATTGGTCAGAAGGGGGGAATGGCCTAATTTCGAAGATCCCCTTAAGGACGGGGATGAGTTCTCACTCTTCCCTCCGCTGGGAGGGGGTTCTTAA
- a CDS encoding YbaK/EbsC family protein, giving the protein MPRSIEELVRKLGGEVIETEREVSTVKQAAEEMGVPEDQIIKTLVVITPEGPLLAVLSGNSRLDLVKLGGRLATREEVRELTGFEVGEVPPIGVPLRTLIDERVLERDVVYGGGGSRRRLIKISPKAILEHQRAEVTDLRE; this is encoded by the coding sequence GTGCCCCGCTCCATCGAGGAGTTAGTGAGAAAGCTGGGAGGGGAGGTCATTGAGACCGAAAGGGAAGTTTCGACCGTGAAGCAAGCTGCTGAGGAGATGGGGGTTCCCGAGGACCAGATAATAAAGACTCTAGTAGTGATAACCCCTGAGGGACCTCTGCTAGCTGTCCTGAGCGGTAACTCGAGGCTCGACCTCGTGAAGCTGGGAGGGAGGTTGGCTACCCGGGAGGAGGTCAGGGAGCTCACCGGATTTGAGGTAGGGGAGGTCCCCCCGATCGGAGTACCGTTAAGAACGCTAATCGATGAGAGGGTTCTGGAGAGGGATGTAGTATACGGGGGAGGAGGCTCTAGGAGAAGGCTCATTAAGATCTCCCCTAAGGCTATCCTAGAGCATCAGAGAGCTGAGGTAACCGATCTGAGGGAGTGA